A single genomic interval of Natator depressus isolate rNatDep1 chromosome 14, rNatDep2.hap1, whole genome shotgun sequence harbors:
- the SPATA20 gene encoding spermatogenesis-associated protein 20, producing the protein MISAPLLRRGCCLLSRRAGASRTAWTRRTVFLRGGPAMATGGKSSRSSIHRYTNRLINEKSPYLLQHAHNPVDWYPWGQEAFDKSKKENKLIFLSVGYSTCHWCHVMEQESFKNKEIGKILNDNFVCIKVDREERPDVDKVYMTFVQATSSGGGWPMSVWLTPDLKPFVGGTYFPPEDGIYQVGFRTVLLRIADQWKQNKNALLENSQRIMSALLARAEIGIKGEDSPPPFPEVMARCFQQLSESYDEEYGGFSEFPKFPTPVNLNFLFTYWTLHRASPDGARALQMVLHTLKMMAYGGIHDHIAQGFHRYSTDQRWHVPHFEKMLYDQGQLAVAYARAFQISGDEFFADVAADVLLYVSRDLSDRAGGFYSAEDADSYPTAKSKEKREGAFCVWTAEEIRRLLPEPVEGASERKTLADVFMHHYGIKESGNVSPAKDPHQELRGQNVLIVQYSLELTAARFGLGLEQLKTMLVKSRERLCEARGHRPRPHLDTKMLASWNGLMISGFAQSGAILGKEEYVGRAGLAADFLRGHLFDASSGRLLRSCYRGKGSSVEQSAVPIQGFLEDYVFVIQALFDLYEASLNQSWLEWAVQLQRKQDELFWDSKGYAYFSSEAGDSSLLLRLKDDQDGVEPSANSVAVANLLRAACYSGNMEWVEKAGQILAAFSERLLKIPVALPEMARATVAFHRTLKQVVICGAPEGEDTKDLLRCVHSVFAPNKVLMLADGDSTGFLYHHLPFLSSLERKDGKATAYLCENFACSLPVTSSQELRRLLLL; encoded by the exons ATGATCTCCGCCCCCCTCCTGCGCCGCGGCTGCTGCCTGCTGTCCCGCCGGGCCGGAGCGAGCCGAACCGCCTGGACTCGCAG GACTGTGTTTCTGAGAGGGGGCCCAGCCATGGCCACAGGAGGGAAAAGCAGCCGATCTAGCATCCATCGTTACACCAACCGTCTGATTAACGAGAAGTCTCCCTACCTCCTCCAGCATGCCCACAATCCGGTGgactg gTATCCGTGGGGCCAGGAAGCCTTTGATaaatcaaagaaagaaaacaagctgATATTTCTGTCAG TCGGCTATTCCACCTGCCACTGGTGCCACGTGATGGAGCAGGAGTCCTTCAAGAACAAAGAGATCGGCAAGATTCTGAACGACAACTTTGTGTGCATAAAAGTGGATCGTGAGGAGCGACCAGATGTGGATAAAGTTTACATGACCTTTGTGCAG GCCACCAGCAGTGGAGGGGGCTGGCCAATGAGTGTGTGGCTGACTCCTGACCTCAAACCCTTCGTAGGTGGGACGTATTTCCCTCCTGAAGATGGAATTTACCAAGTCGGCTTTCGGACAGTGCTGCTCCGAATTGCTGATCAG TGGAAGCAGAACAAAAATGCCCTTTTGGAGAATAGCCAGAGGATTATGTCAGCGCTGCTGGCAAGGGCTGAGATCGGCATCAAAGGGGAAGATTCGCCCCCACCTTTTCCAGAGGTGATGGCCAGGTGTTTCCAGCAGCTGTCTGAATCATATGATGAGGAATATGGCGGCTTTTCAGAGTTTCCAAAGTTCCCTACGCCAG TCAATTTAAATTTCCTGTTCACATACTGGACCCTACACCGGGCATCCCCTGATGGCGCACGGGCCTTGCAGATGGTGCTGCACACTCTCAAGATGATGGCCTATGGTGGGATTCATGATCACATTGCTCAG GGATTCCATCGCTACTCCACCGACCAGAGATGGCATGTTCCTCACTTTGAGAAGATGCTGTATGATCAGGGGCAGCTAGCTGTGGCCTATGCCAGGGCGTTTCAG ATTTCTGGCGATGAATTCTTTGCAGATGTTGCTGCGGACGTTCTGCTCTATGTCTCCCGAGATCTGAGCGACAGG GCTGGAGGGTTCTACAGCGCAGAGGACGCAGACTCCTACCCGACAGCCAAGTCCAAAGAGAAGCGGGAAGGGGCCTTCTGCGTGTGGACGGCAGAGGAAATACGGCGCCTCCTTCCAGAGCCTGTGGAGGGGGCCTCGGAGAGGAAGACTCTGGCAGATGTGTTCATGCATCACTATGGGATTAAGGAAAGTGGGAACGTGAGCCCAGCGAAG GACCCGCACCAGGAGCTGAGGGGGCAGAACGTGCTGATTGTGCAGTATTCCCTGGAGCTGACAGCAGCCAGGTTCGGGCTGGGCCTGGAACAGCTCAAGACAATGCTGGTGAAGAGCAGAGAGCGGCTCTGCGAAGCCCGAGGTCACCGACCGCGCCCACATCTGGACACCAAGATGCTGGCGTCCTGGAACG GCCTGATGATCTCGGGCTTCGCTCAGAGCGGGGCGATCCTCGGCAAGGAGGAGTACGTCGGCCGGGCCGGGCTGGCTGCTGACTTCCTGCGAGGCCACCTGTTCGATGCCAGCAGCGGCAGGCTGCTGCGGAGCTGCTACCGGGGCAAAGGCAGCtcggtggagcagag TGCTGTTCCCATTCAGGGCTTCCTGGAGGATTATGTCTTTGTGATCCAGGCTCTCTTCGACCTTTATGAGGCCTCACTGAACCAGAGCTGGCTGGAGTGGGCCGTGCAGCTCCAGCGCAAACAAGACGAGCTCTTCTGGGACTCCAAAGGCTATGCGTATTTCTCCAGCGAGGCTGGGGACTCCTCTCTGCTCCTCCGCTTGAAGGATG ATCAAGATGGCGTGGAGCCCAGCGCCAACTCCGTGGCCGTTGCTAACCTACTCAGGGCAGCCTGTTACTCCGGCAACATGGAGTGGGTGGAGAAAGCCGGGCAGATCCTGGCTGCCTTCTCAGAGAGGCTGCTGAAGATCCCTGTGGCCCTGCCAGAGATGGCCCGAGCCACCGTGGCCTTTCACCGCACTCTCAAACAG GTCGTTATCTGTGGTGCCCCAGAAGGAGAAGATACTAAAGATCTGCTTCGCTGTGTCCACTCCGTCTTCGCTCCAAACAAG